In a genomic window of Strix aluco isolate bStrAlu1 chromosome 3, bStrAlu1.hap1, whole genome shotgun sequence:
- the MRPL18 gene encoding large ribosomal subunit protein uL18m, whose translation MICKVFPNLDDSVSCLLCSVRRNWHHHALAQAVVSQRNGSRGGRRFRVTSSTADGSSLRLPPGDVPASSRWRRPGAPERGELTAARGHGGHRLPMALSSRSWLVLAAARLQARGAGLRLTSTTASLKTETEVDTSENEVVAPDFTNRNPRNLEQLALARKERGWKTTWPKREFWHRLRLERTQHYVEAFVERSNGDVVVSASTREWAIKRHLYSPKGVTACKNLGRVMAQRCLEAGINFVNFKAIIPWEYRCDSIQEFKKAVEEGGVVLCEPRRIYQ comes from the exons atgatctgcaaggtctttcccaacctagacgattctgtgagcTGCCTCCTTTGTTCTGTCAGACGTAACTGGCACCACCACGCGCTTGCCCAGGCGGTAGTTAGTCAGCGGAACGGGAGCCGGGGTGGTCGGCGCTTCCGCGTGACGTCATCAACGGCGGACGGAAGTTCCTTGAGGCTGCCTCCGGGGGACGTGCCGGCCTCGTCAAGATGGCGGCGCCCAGGTGCCCCTGAGCGGGGGGAGTTGACAGCCGCCCGCGGTCACGGCGGGCACCGGCTCCCCATGGCGCTGAGCAGCCGCAGCTGGTTGGTGCTGGCGGCCGCCAGGCTCCAGGCACGTGGAGCGG GTCTTCGTTTGACATCAACTACGGCCAGTCTCAAAACTGAGACTGAAGTGGACACAAGTGAAAATGAGGTTGTTGCCCCGGACTTCACTAACAGGAATCCTCGGAATTTGGAGCAGTTGGCCCTGGCTAGGAAGGAGCGTGGCTGGAAAACAACGTGGCCAAAGCGTGAATTCTGGCATAG ATTACGGCTTGAGCGGACACAGCATTATGTAGAAGCCTTTGTTGAACGCTCTAACGGGGATGTTGTGGTATCTGCCTCTACCCGAGAGTGGGCCATAAAGAGACACCTCTACAGTCCCAAGGGGGTAACAGCATGCAAAAACCTCGGCCGGGTAATGGCACAGCGCTGCTTGGAAGCAGGAATCAACTTTGTGAACTTTAAAGCTATTATCCCCTGGGAATATCGTTGTGACTCG ATTCAGGAATTCAAAAAAGCTGTGGAGGAGGGTGGTGTCGTTCTCTGTGAGCCACGAAGAATCTATCAGTAA